AGCGCCTTCGGGCGGCTGTTCGGCAATCCGCTCTTCCTGGGTGCGCTGCGCAACACACTGGGCCTCGGGCTCGCGGCGGGTGCGATCTCGGCGCTGGTGGGCACCTGCATCGCCATCGAGCTCGCGCGCCAGCCCGAGCATCGGCGCCAATGGATGATGACTTTGCTGGGCCTGCCGCTCGCGTTCTCGGGACTCGTGATCGCGTACGGCTTCATCCTGGCCTTCGGGCGCGCGGGCTTCGTGACGCAGTTGCTCGCGGGGCTGGGTGCGGACCCGGCCGTGATCGGCAGCTGGATCTACAGCGTCTCGGGCCTGGGCTTCGCCTATGCCTATTACCTGATTCCGCGCGTGGCGCTGTCCCTCTACCCCGTGTTCGCCAACCTCGACCTGCGCCCGGCGCAGGCGGCGCGCACGCTGGGTGCATCGAAGGCACGTGCGTTCTGGGACACGGTGGTGCCCGAGGTGATGCCCTCGGTGCTGTCGAACGCCTGCATGGTGGCCGCGATCGCGATGGGCACCTACGGCACGGCGCTGGCGCTGGTGGGCACGCAGCTCAACATCC
This region of Variovorax sp. RKNM96 genomic DNA includes:
- a CDS encoding ABC transporter permease subunit — translated: MRRFGAWPAWAFMALFFAVPLAALLPEAFAEGGSAFGRLFGNPLFLGALRNTLGLGLAAGAISALVGTCIAIELARQPEHRRQWMMTLLGLPLAFSGLVIAYGFILAFGRAGFVTQLLAGLGADPAVIGSWIYSVSGLGFAYAYYLIPRVALSLYPVFANLDLRPAQAARTLGASKARAFWDTVVPEVMPSVLSNACMVAAIAMGTYGTALALVGTQLNILPLMLLAQVGDGGSDFAVPAALSLVLMVVCVIVMGVGDVVTRRRERGAVGAGH